The Vigna radiata var. radiata cultivar VC1973A unplaced genomic scaffold, Vradiata_ver6 scaffold_131, whole genome shotgun sequence genome has a segment encoding these proteins:
- the LOC106753478 gene encoding 60S ribosomal protein L17-2 — protein sequence MVKYSREPNNPTKSCKARGADLRVHFKNTRETAFAIRKLPLVKAKRYLEDVLAHKQAIPFRRFCRGVGRTAQAKSRHSNGQGRWPVKSAKFILDLLKNAESNAEVKGLDVDALYISHIQVNQAQKQRRRTYRAHGRINPYMSSPCHIELILSEKEEPVRKEPETKLATSKKSQALRSGASS from the exons ATG GTGAAGTACTCAAGGGAGCCAAACAATCCCACTAAGT CATGCAAGGCTAGAGGCGCCGACCTTAGGGTTCATTTCAAG AACACTAGGGAAACTGCCTTTGCAATCAGGAAGTTGCCCCTGGTTAAGGCTAAACGGTATTTGGAAGATGTTCTTGCCCACAAACAGGCCATTCCATTCAGGCGTTTCTGCCGTGGTGTTGGAAGGACAGCCCAAGCGAAGAGTAGACACTCTAACGGCCAAGGAAGGTGGCCTGTCAAATCAGCAAAATTCATCCTTGACTTGCTTAAAAATGCCGAGAGCAATGCTGAA GTGAAAGGTTTGGATGTTGATGCACTCTACATTTCCCATATCCAAGTCAATCAAGCGCAGAAGCAAAGACGCCGAACATACCGAGCCCATGGAAGAATCAATC CTTATATGTCATCCCCGTGCCACATAGAGTTGATATTGTCGGAAAAGGAAGAACCTGTCAGGAAGGAG CCCGAGACAAAGTTGGCGACAAGCAAGAAATCCCAAGCTCTTCGAAGTGGTGCCTCTTCTTAG